The Mycobacterium sp. 3519A genome contains a region encoding:
- the dapA gene encoding 4-hydroxy-tetrahydrodipicolinate synthase, which translates to MSTSGIDVTTRLGTVLTAMVTPFKPDGSLDTDAAARLATHLVDAGCDGLVLFGTTGESPTTTDDEKLTLLRAVLEAVGDRARIVAGAGSYDTAHSVRLAKQCAAAGAHGLLVVTPYYSRPPQAGLVAHFTAVADATDLPVILYDIPPRSVVPIEWDTIRTLAEHPNIVAVKDAKGDLHGGGQIIAETGLAYYSGDDALNLPWLAMGAVGFVSVWGHLAAGQLRDMLSAFVSGDVATARKINVTLGPLSGAQARLGGVTLAKAGLRLQGIEVGDPRLPQIPATEEQIEALAADMRAAAVLR; encoded by the coding sequence GTGAGTACCAGCGGAATCGACGTGACCACCCGATTGGGCACCGTGCTGACGGCGATGGTCACGCCGTTCAAGCCCGACGGGTCGCTGGACACCGACGCCGCGGCCCGCCTCGCCACCCACCTCGTCGACGCAGGCTGTGACGGCCTGGTGCTGTTCGGCACCACAGGGGAGTCGCCGACCACCACCGACGACGAGAAGCTCACGCTGCTGCGGGCGGTGCTGGAGGCGGTCGGTGACCGGGCCCGGATCGTCGCAGGCGCGGGCAGCTACGACACCGCGCACAGCGTGCGTCTGGCCAAGCAGTGCGCGGCCGCTGGCGCGCACGGCCTGCTGGTGGTCACCCCGTACTACTCGCGGCCACCGCAGGCCGGGTTGGTCGCCCACTTCACCGCGGTGGCCGACGCCACCGATCTGCCGGTGATTCTCTACGACATCCCGCCGCGCTCGGTCGTGCCGATCGAATGGGACACCATCCGCACGCTCGCCGAGCATCCGAACATCGTTGCCGTCAAGGACGCGAAGGGCGATCTGCACGGCGGCGGACAGATCATCGCCGAGACCGGGCTGGCGTACTACTCGGGTGACGACGCGCTGAACCTGCCGTGGCTGGCGATGGGTGCGGTCGGCTTCGTCAGCGTCTGGGGGCATCTGGCCGCGGGCCAGCTGCGAGACATGTTGTCGGCGTTCGTCTCTGGCGATGTCGCGACAGCCCGCAAGATCAACGTCACGCTCGGGCCGCTCAGCGGGGCCCAGGCCAGACTCGGCGGCGTCACACTGGCCAAGGCGGGGCTGCGCCTACAGGGCATCGAGGTCGGTGATCCGCGGTTGCCTCAGATTCCGGCCACCGAAGAGCAGATCGAGGCGTTGGCGGCCGATATGCGTGCCGCCGCGGTGCTGCGCTAG
- a CDS encoding ribonuclease J codes for MNEELKPPGPLAPGGLRVTALGGISEIGRNMTVFEHLGRLLIVDCGVLFPGHDEPGVDLILPDLRHVEDRLDDVEALVLTHAHEDHIGAIPFLLKLRADIPVVGSKFTLALVAEKCREHRIKPVFVEVDEGQSSRHGVFECEYFHVNHSIPGCLAIAIHTGAGTVLHTGDIKLDQLPLNDRPTDLPGMSRLGDAGVDLFLCDSTNSEIPGVGPSESEIGPNMHRLIRGAEGRVIVACFASNVARVQQIIDASVALGRKVSFVGRSMVRNMGIARELGYLRVDTDDVIDIGAAEMMAPERITLITTGTQGEPMAALSRMSRGEHRSITLTSGDLIIMSSSQIPGNEEAIFGVLDALAKIGVRVVTNAQVRVHVSGHAYAGELLFLYNAVRPRNVMPVHGTWRMLRANANLAERTGVDPQAIMLAENGVSVDLVAGRASIAGAVPTGKMFVDGLITGDVGDATLGERLVLSSGFIAVTVVVRRGTGKPAAPAHLHSRGFSEDPKALEPVARKVEAELEALAAERITETTRIAQAVRRVVGKWVGETYRRQPMIVPTVIEI; via the coding sequence GTGAACGAAGAACTCAAGCCGCCGGGGCCACTGGCTCCTGGCGGTCTGCGGGTGACCGCGCTCGGCGGCATCAGCGAAATCGGCCGCAACATGACCGTTTTCGAGCATCTGGGCAGGTTGCTGATCGTCGACTGCGGCGTGCTGTTTCCCGGTCACGACGAGCCCGGTGTCGACCTGATCCTGCCCGATCTGCGCCACGTCGAGGACCGCCTCGACGACGTGGAGGCGCTGGTGCTCACGCATGCGCACGAGGACCACATCGGCGCAATTCCGTTCCTGCTCAAGTTGCGTGCCGACATTCCGGTGGTCGGCTCCAAGTTCACGCTCGCGCTGGTGGCGGAGAAGTGCCGCGAGCACCGCATCAAGCCCGTGTTCGTCGAGGTCGACGAAGGCCAGAGTTCGCGGCACGGTGTGTTCGAGTGCGAGTACTTCCACGTCAACCATTCGATTCCGGGTTGTCTGGCGATCGCGATACACACCGGCGCAGGCACCGTGCTGCACACCGGCGACATCAAGCTCGACCAACTGCCGCTGAACGACCGGCCGACCGACCTGCCGGGTATGTCGCGGCTTGGCGACGCCGGGGTGGACCTGTTCCTCTGCGACTCAACGAATTCCGAGATTCCCGGGGTCGGCCCGTCGGAGAGCGAGATCGGGCCGAACATGCATCGGCTGATCCGCGGCGCCGAAGGCCGGGTCATCGTGGCGTGCTTCGCCTCCAATGTGGCGCGGGTGCAGCAGATCATCGACGCATCGGTGGCGCTGGGCCGCAAGGTGTCGTTCGTGGGCCGGTCGATGGTGCGCAACATGGGCATCGCCAGGGAACTCGGTTATCTCCGGGTCGACACCGACGACGTGATCGACATCGGTGCCGCGGAGATGATGGCGCCCGAGCGGATCACGCTGATCACCACCGGCACGCAGGGTGAGCCGATGGCGGCGTTGTCGCGGATGTCGCGTGGTGAGCATCGCAGCATCACCCTGACCTCGGGTGACCTGATCATCATGTCGTCGTCGCAGATCCCCGGCAACGAGGAAGCGATTTTCGGTGTCCTTGACGCGTTGGCCAAGATCGGGGTCCGGGTCGTCACCAACGCCCAAGTGCGGGTACATGTTTCGGGCCACGCCTACGCGGGTGAGCTGCTGTTTCTGTACAACGCGGTACGCCCTCGCAACGTGATGCCGGTGCACGGGACGTGGCGGATGCTGCGCGCAAACGCGAACCTGGCCGAGCGAACGGGTGTCGATCCGCAGGCGATCATGCTGGCGGAGAACGGCGTCAGCGTCGACCTGGTGGCGGGCAGGGCGTCGATCGCGGGCGCGGTGCCCACCGGCAAGATGTTCGTCGACGGATTGATCACCGGTGACGTCGGCGACGCGACGCTGGGCGAGCGCCTCGTGCTGTCGTCGGGTTTCATCGCGGTGACGGTGGTGGTGCGCCGTGGCACCGGCAAGCCCGCCGCACCCGCGCATCTGCATTCGCGGGGCTTCTCAGAGGATCCGAAGGCCCTTGAGCCGGTGGCCCGCAAGGTGGAGGCTGAGCTGGAAGCCCTTGCCGCCGAGCGCATCACCGAGACAACGCGGATCGCACAGGCGGTCCGCCGCGTCGTCGGCAAGTGGGTGGGGGAGACCTACCGCAGGCAGCCGATGATCGTGCCGACGGTCATCGAAATCTGA
- a CDS encoding SAM-dependent methyltransferase, translating to MTRNPAAQTAFGPMAQAAIEQFEPPDRRLVFDDLALAFLPAGQRAVVRAMRAPVLRRLTIAAGERAVPGSWSLIACRKRFIDDKLDEILGDIDAVVDLGAGMDTRACRLARRSNLPVFEVDLGVNIERKRAAVERAIGGVPASVHLVPLDFERDDLVGTLTAHGYRPDARTFFIWEGVTQYLTEDAVRATMVALRGVAKGSRLVFTYVRKDFIDGVNMYGAEILYRRFRRRRQVWRFGLDPDAVADFVAEYGWRLVEQAGPDYYLRTYIRPTGRKLGASQLEWTAYAEKA from the coding sequence ATGACGCGAAATCCGGCCGCCCAGACCGCCTTCGGCCCGATGGCGCAGGCGGCGATCGAGCAGTTCGAGCCGCCGGACCGACGCTTGGTGTTCGACGACCTGGCGCTGGCGTTCCTGCCCGCCGGTCAACGCGCCGTCGTCCGCGCGATGCGCGCGCCGGTGCTGCGTCGCCTGACGATCGCGGCCGGTGAGCGCGCGGTGCCCGGTTCGTGGTCGCTGATCGCGTGCAGGAAGCGGTTCATCGACGACAAGCTCGACGAAATCCTGGGTGACATCGACGCCGTCGTCGACCTCGGCGCGGGCATGGACACCAGGGCCTGTCGTCTCGCACGTCGCAGCAACCTTCCGGTCTTCGAGGTCGATCTCGGCGTCAACATCGAGCGCAAGCGCGCCGCCGTCGAGCGGGCGATCGGCGGGGTGCCTGCATCGGTTCACCTGGTGCCGTTGGATTTCGAGCGCGACGACCTGGTGGGCACGCTGACGGCGCACGGTTACCGCCCCGATGCACGCACGTTCTTCATCTGGGAGGGCGTGACGCAGTACCTGACCGAGGATGCGGTTCGCGCGACAATGGTCGCGCTGCGGGGCGTGGCCAAGGGAAGCCGTCTGGTGTTCACCTATGTCCGCAAGGACTTCATCGACGGGGTGAACATGTACGGCGCCGAAATCCTCTACAGACGTTTCCGTCGGCGCCGGCAGGTGTGGCGGTTCGGGCTGGATCCCGACGCGGTCGCCGATTTCGTCGCCGAGTACGGCTGGCGGCTGGTCGAGCAGGCCGGACCGGACTACTACCTGCGCACCTACATCCGCCCGACCGGTCGCAAGCTGGGTGCCTCGCAGCTCGAGTGGACCGCGTACGCGGAAAAGGCCTAG
- a CDS encoding mycofactocin-coupled SDR family oxidoreductase, whose translation MPSLAGKVAFITGAARGQGRAEAIRLAADGANIIAVDICDQIASVPYPMATADDLAATVKLVEDTGARIVAAEADVRDQAALASVLQSGVDALGRLDIVVANAGIAPMESGAQGWRDVIDVNLTGVHNTVEVSMPTMIKQGDGGSIVLISSAAGLVGIGGGDPGSLGYTAAKHGIVGLMRAYANHLAPHSIRVNSIHPSGVLTPMIDNDHTRQWLANVIAQSERPPDMGNAMPVQILQPEDIAAAVAWLVSDEARYVTGVTLPVDAGYVNKR comes from the coding sequence ATGCCTTCCCTGGCAGGCAAAGTCGCGTTCATCACCGGCGCTGCCCGTGGTCAGGGGCGCGCCGAGGCGATCCGGTTGGCCGCCGACGGCGCGAACATCATCGCAGTCGACATCTGCGACCAGATCGCTTCGGTGCCCTATCCGATGGCCACCGCCGACGATCTGGCCGCCACCGTCAAACTCGTCGAGGACACCGGCGCCCGAATCGTCGCGGCCGAGGCGGACGTTCGCGATCAGGCGGCGCTGGCATCGGTGTTGCAGTCCGGCGTCGACGCGTTGGGCAGGCTCGACATCGTGGTGGCGAACGCCGGCATCGCGCCGATGGAGTCGGGGGCGCAGGGCTGGCGAGACGTCATCGACGTCAACCTGACCGGGGTACACAACACAGTCGAGGTGTCGATGCCCACGATGATCAAACAGGGCGACGGCGGGTCGATCGTGCTGATCAGTTCGGCGGCGGGCCTGGTCGGCATCGGCGGCGGCGACCCGGGCTCGCTCGGCTACACCGCGGCCAAACACGGTATCGTCGGACTGATGCGGGCCTACGCCAATCACCTTGCGCCGCACAGTATTCGGGTCAACTCGATTCACCCCAGCGGGGTGCTCACCCCGATGATCGACAACGACCACACTCGCCAGTGGCTGGCCAACGTGATCGCACAGTCGGAGCGGCCGCCGGACATGGGCAATGCGATGCCGGTCCAGATACTCCAGCCGGAGGACATCGCGGCGGCGGTCGCATGGCTGGTGTCCGACGAGGCGCGCTACGTCACCGGTGTGACATTGCCGGTCGACGCGGGGTACGTCAACAAACGCTGA
- a CDS encoding putative quinol monooxygenase: MPVTVVATMKAKPESVDAVRNACTQAIEAVHSEPGCDLYSLHEADGTFVFVEQWADADALQTHSAAPAVATLFGTIGELLDGAPDIKVLQPVVAGDPSKGQLRP, translated from the coding sequence ATGCCCGTCACCGTCGTCGCCACCATGAAAGCCAAGCCCGAGTCGGTGGACGCGGTCCGCAACGCGTGCACACAGGCCATCGAGGCGGTGCATTCCGAGCCCGGTTGCGATCTGTACTCGCTGCACGAAGCCGACGGCACATTCGTCTTCGTCGAGCAGTGGGCCGACGCGGACGCGTTGCAGACGCACAGCGCCGCGCCCGCGGTCGCCACCCTGTTCGGCACCATCGGTGAGCTCCTCGACGGCGCACCAGACATCAAGGTGTTGCAGCCGGTCGTCGCCGGCGATCCCAGCAAGGGTCAGCTGCGACCGTAA
- a CDS encoding DUF2834 domain-containing protein has product MTTSQAQTALPTSSKVLCAVYGVIAAAALIATWSQNVAYFDNPGGFLLDFFSDSKVNPASRSLTVDIVLFFLAAAILMVIEARKHGVRYVWAYIVGGLAIAISVTFPLFLIARELRIGRADPTRLGTVDTVLLALLAVVAAGITVWVDVA; this is encoded by the coding sequence ATGACCACTTCACAGGCCCAAACAGCCCTCCCGACATCCAGCAAGGTGCTGTGCGCCGTCTACGGCGTGATCGCCGCGGCGGCCCTGATCGCCACCTGGAGCCAAAACGTCGCCTACTTCGACAACCCGGGCGGCTTCCTGCTCGACTTCTTCAGCGACTCAAAAGTCAACCCTGCCTCGCGGTCGCTGACCGTCGACATCGTGCTGTTCTTCCTCGCCGCCGCCATCCTGATGGTGATCGAGGCGCGCAAGCACGGCGTCAGATACGTGTGGGCGTACATCGTGGGCGGCCTGGCGATCGCGATCAGCGTGACCTTCCCGCTGTTCCTGATCGCCAGGGAACTACGCATCGGCCGAGCGGACCCGACGCGCTTGGGCACCGTCGACACCGTCCTGCTCGCACTGTTGGCCGTCGTCGCCGCGGGGATCACGGTATGGGTCGACGTGGCCTGA